A single region of the Manihot esculenta cultivar AM560-2 chromosome 12, M.esculenta_v8, whole genome shotgun sequence genome encodes:
- the LOC110627988 gene encoding bifunctional epoxide hydrolase 2, translating into MEQIKQNHVEVNGLKLHVAEIGSGPKVVLFLHGFPEIWYTWRHQMIAVANAGYRAIAIDFRGYGFSDQPPEPEKGTFMDLVGDVLALLDTLGISKAFVIAKDAGAFPAYLLGVLHPNRVSALATLGIPFMLPGPNGIPTHLMPKGFYIARWQEPGRAEADFGRLDVKTVIKNIYILFSGTEPPTAKDDTQEIMDLVDASTPLPPWFSEEDLAVYASLYETSGFRFALQVPYRNLNVDCGIKDPKITVPSLLIMGEKDYVMKFTGVEDFIRSGKVKEFVPDLDIIFVEDGSHFVHEQLPQQVNEILINFLNKHSK; encoded by the exons ATGGAGCAGATCAAACAAAACCATGTCGAAGTGAATGGATTAAAACTGCACGTCGCAGAAATTGGCAGTG GTCCGAAGGTCGTATTATTCCTTCATGGATTTCCAGAAATCTGGTACACATGGAGGCACCAAATGATTGCTGTCGCTAATGCTGGCTACCGAGCAATAGCTATTGATTTCAGGGGCTATGGATTCTCTGATCAGCCACCTGAGCCAGAGAAAGGAACCTTCATGGACCTTGTTGGCGATGTACTGGCCCTTCTCGACACTCTAGGCATCAGTAAG GCTTTTGTCATCGCAAAGGATGCTGGAGCTTTTCCGGCATACCTACTTGGCGTCCTCCACCCCAACAGGGTGTCTGCTCTTGCAACGTTGGGCATTCCTTTTATGCTACCAGGTCCTAATGGCATCCCAACTCATCTTATGCCCAAGGGTTTTTACATAGCAAGGTGGCAG GAGCCCGGAAGAGCTGAAGCAGACTTTGGCAGGCTAGACGTTAAGACAGTGATAAAGAATATTTACATTCTCTTCTCTGGAACTGAGCCACCAACAGCTAAAGATGATACTCAAGAAATTATGGATTTGGTTGATGCTTCTACTCCTTTACCTCCATGGTTCTCAGAAGAAGATCTTGCAGTTTATGCATCTTTGTATGAGACGTCTGGATTTCGTTTTGCTTTACAGGTTCCATACAG GAATTTAAACGTAGATTGCGGAATTAAGGATCCAAAAATCACAGTTCCATCATTATTGATCATGGGTGAGAAGGACTATGTTATGAAGTTCACGGGTGTGGAAGATTTCATTAGGAGTGGGAAAGTGAAGGAATTTGTGCCTGATTTAGATATCATCTTTGTTGAAGATGGGAGCCATTTTGTTCATGAGCAACTCCCACAGCAGGTGAACGAAATCCTCATCAACTTCCTCAACAAACATAGTAAATGA